One window of the Nicotiana tabacum cultivar K326 chromosome 4, ASM71507v2, whole genome shotgun sequence genome contains the following:
- the LOC107829916 gene encoding NAC domain-containing protein 78-like, with amino-acid sequence RRYGNFRLADIYGDQPPWEIFGASDYPEEKVHYFFTRLKKQKREHIRVRRTCANGRWKGQTGIDPIKNGKGTVVGFRRCLKFQTSRSKEGEHNKIWLMKEYSVGDDFFRKNNILKEDVVVCRIKKNIRAEKNHGVTMEEQDVVKIIEAMLHEPDEDYSTTVQPASICQAEHQVMDETQKMNEHNNSSYINDCSNHQEEINWADDVLLDIDDFGDIICC; translated from the coding sequence CGACGTTATGGTAATTTTCGACTTGCCGATATCTATGGAGACCAACCACCATGGGAGATATTTGGAGCTTCTGATTATCCCGAAGAGAAGGTTCACTATTTTTTTACTCGGCTGAAGAAGCAGAAGAGAGAACATATAAGGGTACGCCGAACTTGCGCCAACGGGAGATGGAAAGGCCAAACAGGTATTGATCCTATCAAGAATGGTAAGGGAACTGTGGTTGGGTTTAGAAGATGTTTGAAGTTTCAAACTAGTCGTAGTAAAGAAGGAGAGCACAATAAAATTTGGCTGATGAAAGAATATTCAGTCGGGGATGATTTCTTTAGAAAAAACAATATTCTTAAGGAGGATGTTGTTGTGTGCCGAATCAAGAAGAATATAAGAGCTGAGAAAAATCATGGGGTAACTATGGAGGAACAAGATGTTGTAAAAATAATCGAAGCTATGTTGCATGAACCTGATGAAGATTACTCCACAACAGTACAACCAGCATCAATTTGTCAAGCCGAACATCAAGTCATGGACGAGACTCAGAAGATGAACGAACATAATAATAGCAGCTATATTAATGACTGCTCCAACCACCAAGAAGAGATCAATTGGGCTGATGATGTGCTCCTAGATATTGACGATTTTGGTGATATAATTTGCTGTTGA